From one Streptomyces sp. R41 genomic stretch:
- the ffh gene encoding signal recognition particle protein, with amino-acid sequence MFDTLSDRLSATFKNLRGKGRLSEADIDATAREIRIALLEADVALPVVRTFIKNVKERALGAEVSKALNPAQQVLKIVNEELVTILGGETRRLRFAKNPPTVIMLAGLQGAGKTTLAGKLGKHLKDQGHSPLLVAADLQRPNAVTQLSVVAERAGVAVYAPEPGNGVGDPVKVAKDSIEFAKTKVHDIVIVDTAGRLGIDQEMMQQAADIRDVVSPDEILFVVDAMIGQDAVNTAEAFRDGVGFDGVVLSKLDGDARGGAALSIASVTGKPIMFASNGEKLDDFDAFHPDRMASRILDLGDLLTLIEQAEKTFSQEEAEKMASKLASKKGQDFTLDDFLAQMEQVRKMGSISKLLGMLPGMGQIKDQINNLDERDVDRTAAIIKSMTPAERQEPTIINGSRRARIAKGSGVDVSAVKGLVERFFEARKMMSRMAQGGGMPGMPGMPGMGGGPGRTKKKAKQAKGKQRSGNPMKRKQQELEEAQRREAGAQGGNAFGLPQQGGQDFELPDEFKKFMG; translated from the coding sequence GTGTTCGATACTCTCTCCGATCGCCTCTCAGCGACGTTCAAGAACCTGCGGGGCAAGGGCCGGCTGTCCGAAGCTGACATCGACGCCACCGCACGCGAGATCCGTATCGCGCTCCTCGAGGCCGACGTGGCCCTGCCGGTCGTGCGGACCTTCATCAAGAACGTCAAGGAGCGCGCGCTCGGTGCCGAGGTCTCCAAGGCGCTGAACCCGGCCCAGCAGGTTCTGAAGATCGTGAACGAGGAGCTCGTCACGATCCTCGGCGGCGAGACCCGCCGCCTCCGGTTCGCGAAGAACCCGCCCACCGTGATCATGCTCGCGGGTCTGCAGGGTGCCGGTAAGACCACGCTCGCCGGAAAGCTCGGCAAGCACCTCAAGGACCAGGGCCACTCGCCGCTGCTGGTCGCCGCCGACCTCCAGCGCCCGAACGCCGTCACCCAGCTCAGCGTCGTCGCCGAGCGCGCGGGCGTCGCGGTCTACGCGCCCGAGCCGGGCAACGGCGTCGGTGACCCGGTCAAGGTCGCCAAGGACTCCATCGAGTTCGCGAAGACCAAGGTCCACGACATCGTGATCGTGGACACCGCCGGTCGCCTCGGCATCGACCAGGAGATGATGCAGCAGGCCGCGGACATCCGCGATGTCGTCTCCCCGGACGAGATCCTCTTCGTCGTCGACGCGATGATCGGTCAGGACGCGGTCAACACCGCCGAGGCCTTCCGCGACGGCGTCGGCTTCGACGGCGTCGTCCTGTCGAAGCTCGACGGTGACGCCCGAGGCGGCGCGGCCCTCTCCATCGCGTCGGTCACCGGCAAGCCGATCATGTTCGCGTCGAACGGCGAGAAGCTCGACGACTTCGACGCCTTCCACCCGGACCGGATGGCCTCCCGCATCCTCGACCTGGGGGACCTGCTCACCCTGATCGAGCAGGCGGAGAAGACGTTCAGCCAAGAAGAGGCCGAGAAGATGGCCTCCAAGCTGGCGTCCAAGAAGGGCCAGGACTTCACCCTGGACGACTTCCTGGCCCAGATGGAGCAGGTCCGGAAGATGGGCAGCATCAGCAAGCTGCTCGGCATGCTTCCGGGCATGGGCCAGATCAAGGACCAGATCAACAACCTCGACGAGCGCGACGTCGACCGCACGGCCGCGATCATCAAGTCGATGACCCCGGCCGAGCGCCAGGAACCGACGATCATCAACGGCTCGCGCCGCGCGCGTATCGCCAAGGGCTCCGGCGTCGACGTCAGCGCGGTCAAGGGCCTGGTCGAGCGCTTCTTCGAGGCCCGCAAGATGATGTCCCGGATGGCTCAGGGCGGCGGCATGCCCGGGATGCCCGGGATGCCGGGCATGGGCGGCGGCCCCGGCCGCACCAAGAAGAAGGCGAAGCAGGCCAAGGGCAAGCAGCGCTCCGGCAACCCGATGAAGCGCAAGCAGCAGGAGCTCGAGGAGGCGCAGCGCCGCGAGGCGGGCGCCCAGGGTGGCAATGCGTTCGGTCTGCCGCAGCAGGGCGGCCAGGACTTCGAGCTGCCGGACGAGTTCAAGAAGTTCATGGGCTGA
- the ftsH gene encoding ATP-dependent zinc metalloprotease FtsH — MSNPAPPRKDPDQPWRTEGTPPEPTGPPSGRRRMPGGWIGLVIAALVVFVVAILVLSFFNEGNEPTISYTEFSKQVDNGNITKIYSKGDAIQGQLKNAQDNPEGGGKYTKFKTQRPSFADDKLWQNLEKHQVMVTASPVVQQRSFLSNLLLSLAPIVVLVVLWVFFARRLRAGMGGAGGMLGRKAPPKPVELQPGASRTTFADVAGIDEVEGELNDVVDFLKNPDAYRRMGAKMPRGVLLSGPPGTGKTLLARAVAGEAGVPFFSASASEFIEMIVGVGASRVRELFAEARKVAPSIIFIDEIDTIGRARAGGSAMGGHDEREQTLNQILTEMDGFSGSEGVIVIAATNRADILDPALTRPGRFDRIVNVSPPDRGGREAILEIHTRDIPLSPDVNLSQVAGTTPGMTGADLANLANEAALLAVKRKQEKVTQTDLSEALEKVQLGAERSLVMPEEERRRTAYHESGHALLGMLQPGADPVRKVTIVPRGRALGVTLSTPEADRYSYTEQYLRGRIIGALGGMAAEHVVFGVITTGSENDLEQVTNIVRGMVARWGMSERVGRLSALPNDAQQAYGLAAAPATLDSIDHEMRRIVDECYEEACDKLSDHRGQLDALAEALLANETLEEAEAYRIAGVKRLG; from the coding sequence ATGAGCAACCCTGCGCCGCCACGCAAGGATCCTGATCAGCCGTGGCGTACCGAGGGAACGCCGCCGGAGCCGACCGGGCCGCCCTCCGGGAGGAGGAGGATGCCCGGCGGCTGGATCGGCCTGGTCATTGCCGCCCTGGTCGTGTTCGTCGTCGCCATCCTGGTGCTGTCCTTCTTCAACGAGGGCAACGAGCCGACGATCTCGTACACGGAGTTCAGCAAGCAGGTCGACAACGGCAACATCACCAAGATCTACTCCAAGGGCGACGCGATCCAGGGCCAGCTCAAGAACGCCCAGGACAACCCGGAGGGCGGCGGGAAGTACACCAAGTTCAAGACCCAGCGCCCGTCCTTCGCGGACGACAAGCTCTGGCAGAACCTGGAGAAACACCAGGTCATGGTGACCGCCTCACCGGTGGTCCAGCAGCGCAGCTTCCTCTCCAACCTGCTGCTCTCCCTGGCCCCGATCGTGGTCCTGGTGGTGCTGTGGGTCTTCTTCGCCCGGCGGCTGCGGGCGGGCATGGGCGGCGCGGGTGGCATGCTCGGCCGCAAGGCACCCCCGAAGCCGGTCGAACTGCAGCCCGGCGCCTCGCGCACGACCTTCGCGGACGTGGCCGGGATCGACGAGGTCGAGGGCGAACTGAACGACGTCGTGGACTTCCTCAAGAACCCGGACGCCTATCGCAGGATGGGCGCGAAGATGCCGCGCGGCGTGCTGCTCTCCGGTCCGCCGGGAACCGGCAAGACGCTGCTCGCACGGGCGGTGGCGGGGGAGGCGGGCGTTCCGTTCTTCTCGGCCTCCGCGTCGGAGTTCATCGAGATGATCGTGGGCGTGGGCGCGTCCAGGGTCCGCGAACTCTTCGCCGAGGCCCGCAAGGTGGCCCCCTCCATCATCTTCATCGACGAGATCGACACGATCGGCCGGGCGCGGGCGGGCGGTTCCGCCATGGGCGGCCACGACGAGCGCGAGCAGACGCTGAACCAGATCCTCACCGAGATGGACGGCTTCTCGGGCTCCGAGGGCGTCATCGTCATCGCCGCGACGAACCGCGCGGACATCCTGGACCCGGCGCTCACCCGCCCCGGCCGCTTCGACCGCATCGTCAACGTCTCGCCCCCCGACCGCGGTGGCCGCGAGGCGATCCTGGAGATCCATACCCGCGACATTCCGCTGTCTCCCGATGTGAACCTCTCCCAGGTGGCCGGTACGACCCCGGGCATGACCGGAGCGGACCTCGCGAATCTCGCCAACGAGGCGGCCCTGCTGGCGGTCAAGCGCAAGCAGGAGAAGGTCACGCAGACGGACCTCTCCGAAGCGCTGGAAAAGGTGCAGCTGGGTGCGGAACGCTCACTGGTCATGCCGGAGGAGGAACGCCGCCGCACCGCCTACCACGAGAGCGGCCACGCCCTCCTCGGCATGCTGCAGCCGGGCGCCGACCCGGTCCGCAAGGTCACCATCGTCCCGCGCGGCCGTGCCCTGGGTGTGACACTGTCGACCCCGGAAGCGGACAGGTACTCCTACACGGAGCAGTACCTCCGCGGCCGCATCATCGGCGCCCTGGGAGGCATGGCCGCCGAACACGTCGTCTTCGGAGTCATCACGACGGGCTCGGAGAACGACCTCGAACAGGTCACCAACATCGTCCGCGGCATGGTCGCCCGCTGGGGTATGAGTGAACGAGTCGGCCGCCTCTCCGCCCTCCCGAACGACGCCCAACAGGCCTACGGCCTTGCCGCCGCGCCCGCGACCCTCGACTCCATCGACCACGAGATGCGCCGCATCGTCGACGAGTGCTACGAAGAGGCCTGCGACAAACTCAGCGACCACCGTGGACAACTCGACGCCCTCGCGGAGGCGCTCCTCGCGAACGAGACACTGGAGGAGGCGGAGGCGTACCGGATCGCAGGGGTCAAGAGGCTGGGGTAA
- a CDS encoding SAM-dependent methyltransferase yields MTPTLVRQHRPHAGPAPRVNQSARARDWAEIQERMLVPLYEAVYERLEVGGGTRLLGLGCGSGLALLMAAARGAAVTGVDSSSPERLALARERLLPDAWGTRARADTRLVEGSPADAAVAGAPAYNLVTAFEPIGCVAGDSEGLGSLLGSATPLAERGAPVVLVGWGPPERCTTSAVLRVATKLADPLRGAGSWRAACRDDLEEVAQRAGLRPDGSGRVACPFGYADVDSAVRGLLSTGVFDAAVDATDQVQVDKELTEALHPHQRRDGTVWMPNVFRYLIARTG; encoded by the coding sequence ATGACACCTACGCTCGTGCGGCAGCACCGACCTCACGCGGGGCCGGCGCCCCGGGTGAATCAGTCTGCACGCGCGCGTGACTGGGCCGAGATCCAGGAGCGGATGCTGGTGCCGCTCTACGAAGCCGTCTACGAGCGGCTCGAAGTGGGCGGCGGGACGCGGCTGCTCGGCCTCGGCTGCGGGTCGGGGCTCGCTCTTCTGATGGCGGCCGCTCGGGGCGCCGCCGTCACCGGTGTCGACTCCTCGTCGCCCGAGCGGCTGGCCCTTGCGCGCGAGCGGTTGCTGCCCGACGCGTGGGGCACGCGCGCGCGTGCGGACACCCGGCTCGTGGAGGGGTCACCCGCGGACGCGGCCGTCGCGGGGGCGCCGGCGTACAACCTGGTGACCGCGTTCGAACCGATCGGGTGTGTGGCCGGGGACTCCGAAGGGCTGGGCTCGCTGCTCGGCTCGGCCACGCCGCTTGCCGAGCGGGGGGCGCCTGTGGTGCTGGTCGGGTGGGGGCCGCCGGAGCGGTGCACCACCTCCGCCGTGCTGCGGGTCGCCACCAAGTTGGCCGATCCCCTGCGGGGAGCGGGGAGTTGGCGCGCTGCCTGTCGGGACGACCTGGAGGAGGTCGCTCAGCGGGCCGGGCTGCGGCCGGACGGGTCCGGGCGGGTTGCCTGTCCGTTCGGGTACGCCGATGTGGACAGTGCGGTGCGGGGGCTGTTGTCGACGGGGGTGTTCGACGCGGCGGTCGACGCCACCGATCAGGTGCAGGTCGACAAGGAGCTGACCGAGGCGCTTCATCCGCATCAGCGGCGGGACGGGACGGTGTGGATGCCGAACGTGTTCCGGTACCTGATCGCTCGTACGGGCTGA
- the proS gene encoding proline--tRNA ligase, which produces MAKAPVLTPQADDFPRWYQDLINKAELADNGPVRGTMVIRPYGYGLWERMQQEMDARIKEAGAQNAYFPLFIPQSYLTKEAEHVEGFAPELAVVTHAGGKELEEPVVVRPTSETIINDYFSKWVQSYRDLPLLINQWANVVRWEMRPRVFLRTTEFLWQEGHTAHATYEDARDYAAYIHEKVYADFMVNVLGIDVVLGRKTPSERFAGAINTLTLEAMMGDGKALQMGTSHELGQNFAKAFHTQYLSKDGKQELVWQTSWGSSTRMVGGLIMSHGDDNGLRVPPRLAPVQAVVLAIKGDDAVLAKVREIGDQLKAAGVRVQVDDRTDTPFGRRAVDWELKGVPVRIEVGPRDLENGTAMLARRIPGGKEPVAIDALVGLLPTVLEEDQALLLKQARERRESRTSEVSTIEEAVEAATAGGWARIPWADLGEEGEAKLAEHSVTVRCLVAEDGSVPDADDAPGNVAVVARAY; this is translated from the coding sequence ATGGCAAAGGCACCCGTTCTCACGCCCCAGGCGGACGATTTCCCGCGCTGGTACCAGGACCTGATCAACAAGGCCGAGTTGGCCGACAACGGGCCGGTACGCGGCACCATGGTCATCCGACCGTACGGGTACGGGCTGTGGGAGCGGATGCAGCAGGAAATGGACGCCCGTATCAAGGAGGCGGGTGCCCAGAACGCGTACTTCCCCCTCTTCATCCCGCAGTCGTATCTGACGAAGGAGGCCGAGCACGTCGAGGGCTTCGCCCCCGAGCTCGCGGTCGTCACGCACGCCGGCGGCAAGGAGTTGGAGGAGCCGGTCGTCGTCCGCCCCACCTCCGAGACGATCATCAACGACTACTTCTCCAAGTGGGTGCAGAGCTACCGCGATCTGCCGCTGCTGATCAACCAGTGGGCGAATGTGGTCCGTTGGGAGATGCGCCCGCGCGTGTTCCTCCGTACGACGGAATTCCTCTGGCAGGAGGGCCACACCGCCCACGCCACGTACGAGGACGCCCGGGACTACGCCGCGTACATCCACGAGAAGGTCTACGCGGACTTCATGGTGAACGTCCTCGGGATCGACGTGGTGCTCGGGCGCAAGACTCCCAGCGAGCGCTTCGCGGGTGCCATCAACACCCTCACGCTCGAAGCCATGATGGGCGACGGCAAGGCCCTCCAGATGGGCACCAGCCACGAGCTCGGGCAGAACTTCGCCAAGGCCTTCCACACCCAGTACCTGTCCAAGGACGGCAAGCAGGAGCTCGTCTGGCAGACCTCCTGGGGGTCGTCGACCCGCATGGTGGGTGGCCTGATCATGTCGCACGGCGATGACAATGGGTTGCGGGTGCCGCCGCGGCTCGCCCCCGTGCAGGCGGTCGTCCTCGCGATCAAGGGGGACGATGCGGTTCTGGCCAAGGTCCGCGAAATCGGCGATCAACTGAAGGCGGCGGGTGTACGCGTCCAGGTGGACGACCGTACGGACACCCCGTTCGGGCGCCGCGCCGTCGACTGGGAGCTCAAGGGCGTACCCGTACGCATCGAGGTCGGCCCCCGTGACCTGGAGAACGGCACCGCGATGCTGGCCCGCCGCATCCCCGGCGGCAAAGAGCCGGTGGCGATCGACGCGCTCGTAGGCCTGCTCCCCACAGTCCTCGAAGAGGACCAGGCGCTGCTTCTGAAGCAGGCACGCGAGCGCCGCGAGTCCCGTACGTCGGAGGTGTCGACGATCGAGGAGGCCGTCGAGGCGGCCACCGCCGGCGGCTGGGCGCGCATTCCCTGGGCCGACCTCGGCGAAGAGGGCGAGGCCAAGCTGGCCGAGCACTCCGTGACCGTACGGTGTCTGGTCGCCGAGGACGGGTCGGTACCCGACGCCGACGACGCACCCGGTAACGTCGCCGTCGTGGCGCGCGCTTACTGA
- the rpsP gene encoding 30S ribosomal protein S16 has protein sequence MAVKIKLKRLGKIRSPHYRIVVADSRTRRDGRAIEEIGLYHPVQNPSRIEVDSDRAQYWLGVGAQPTEPVLAILKLTGDWQKFKGEPAPAPLLVAEPKAARPSFEALGGDDEGKGEAITQKKKAEKKDEAPAESESTEA, from the coding sequence GTGGCAGTCAAGATCAAGCTGAAGCGTCTGGGCAAGATCCGTTCGCCTCACTACCGCATCGTCGTCGCCGACTCCCGTACCCGCCGTGATGGCCGGGCCATCGAGGAGATCGGTCTGTACCACCCGGTGCAGAACCCCTCGCGCATCGAGGTCGACTCGGACCGTGCGCAGTACTGGCTGGGTGTCGGCGCGCAGCCGACCGAGCCCGTTCTCGCCATCCTGAAGCTGACCGGCGACTGGCAGAAGTTCAAGGGCGAGCCCGCCCCGGCTCCGCTGCTCGTGGCCGAGCCGAAGGCCGCGCGCCCGTCGTTCGAGGCCCTTGGCGGCGACGACGAGGGCAAGGGTGAGGCCATCACCCAGAAGAAGAAGGCTGAGAAGAAGGACGAGGCCCCGGCCGAGTCCGAGTCGACCGAGGCCTGA
- a CDS encoding RNA-binding protein, with amino-acid sequence MLEEALEHLVKGIVDNPDDVQVASRNLRRGRVLEVRVHPDDLGKVIGRNGRTARALRTVVGAIGGRGVRVDLVDVDHVR; translated from the coding sequence ATGCTCGAGGAGGCTCTCGAGCACCTCGTGAAGGGCATCGTCGACAACCCCGACGATGTGCAGGTCGCCTCGCGCAACCTGCGCCGCGGACGCGTTCTCGAGGTCCGGGTGCACCCCGACGACCTCGGCAAGGTGATCGGCCGCAACGGCCGCACCGCGCGCGCTCTGCGTACCGTCGTGGGTGCCATCGGCGGCCGCGGTGTCCGCGTCGACCTCGTCGACGTGGATCACGTCCGCTGA
- the rimM gene encoding ribosome maturation factor RimM (Essential for efficient processing of 16S rRNA) has product MQLVVARVGRAHGIKGEVTVEVRTDEPELRLGPGAVLLTDPASAGPLTIETGRVHSGRLLLRFEGVRDRNAAEALRNTLLIAEVDPDEKPEDPDEYYDHQLMDLDVVTKDGAEVGRITEISHLPSQDLFVVEREDGTEVLIPFVEEIVVEIDLEEQRAVIDPPPGLIDDRAEIDSSRDEDEA; this is encoded by the coding sequence GTGCAGCTGGTAGTCGCTCGCGTCGGCCGCGCCCACGGGATCAAGGGCGAGGTCACCGTGGAGGTGCGTACGGACGAGCCGGAACTCAGGCTCGGGCCCGGCGCCGTCCTGCTCACCGACCCGGCCTCCGCCGGACCGCTGACCATCGAGACGGGCCGTGTGCACAGCGGCCGTCTGCTGCTGCGCTTCGAGGGCGTACGGGACCGGAACGCCGCCGAGGCGCTGCGCAACACCCTGCTGATCGCCGAGGTCGACCCGGACGAGAAGCCCGAGGACCCGGACGAGTACTACGACCACCAGCTGATGGACCTGGACGTGGTCACCAAGGACGGTGCGGAGGTCGGACGGATCACCGAGATCTCTCATCTGCCTTCGCAGGACCTGTTCGTGGTCGAGCGTGAGGACGGGACCGAGGTCCTGATCCCGTTCGTCGAGGAGATCGTCGTCGAGATCGACCTGGAGGAGCAGCGGGCCGTCATCGACCCGCCGCCGGGCCTGATCGACGACCGGGCCGAGATCGACTCCTCCCGGGACGAGGACGAGGCGTAA
- the trmD gene encoding tRNA (guanosine(37)-N1)-methyltransferase TrmD — protein MRLDVVTIFPEYLDPLNVSLVGKARARGQLNVHVHDLREWTYDRHNTVDDTPYGGGPGMVMKTEPWGDALDSVLADGYETGSHGPVLVVPTPSGRPFTQELAVELSERPWLVFTPARYEGIDRRVIDEYATRMPVYEVSIGDYVLAGGEAAVLVVTEAVARLLPGVLGNAESHRDDSFAPGAMANLLEGPVYTKPPAWRGREIPEVLVSGHHGKIARWRRDEALRRTTANRPDLIERCDPSVFDKKDREMLSILGWQPGPDGRFWRRPEAVEE, from the coding sequence ATGCGGCTCGACGTCGTCACGATCTTCCCCGAGTACCTGGACCCCCTGAACGTCTCGCTCGTCGGCAAGGCACGCGCGCGTGGACAGCTGAATGTGCACGTGCATGATCTTCGGGAGTGGACGTACGACCGCCACAACACGGTCGACGACACCCCGTACGGCGGCGGCCCCGGCATGGTCATGAAGACCGAGCCCTGGGGCGACGCCCTGGACTCCGTACTGGCGGACGGCTACGAAACGGGCTCCCACGGGCCCGTACTGGTGGTCCCCACGCCCAGCGGGCGCCCCTTCACCCAGGAGCTCGCCGTCGAGCTCTCCGAGCGTCCCTGGCTGGTGTTCACGCCCGCACGCTACGAGGGCATCGATCGCCGTGTCATCGACGAGTACGCCACCCGGATGCCCGTCTACGAGGTGTCCATCGGCGACTACGTACTCGCCGGCGGCGAGGCGGCCGTCCTGGTCGTCACGGAGGCCGTCGCGCGCCTGCTGCCCGGTGTCCTCGGCAACGCCGAGTCCCACAGGGACGACTCCTTCGCCCCCGGGGCCATGGCCAACCTCCTGGAGGGGCCGGTTTACACCAAGCCCCCGGCGTGGCGCGGCCGCGAGATCCCGGAGGTGCTGGTCAGCGGCCACCACGGGAAGATCGCCCGCTGGCGCCGTGACGAGGCCCTGCGCCGTACGACGGCGAACCGACCCGACCTCATCGAGCGCTGCGACCCTTCCGTCTTCGACAAGAAGGACCGCGAAATGCTCTCCATCCTGGGCTGGCAGCCGGGTCCCGACGGCCGATTTTGGCGCAGGCCAGAGGCCGTGGAAGAATAG
- the rplS gene encoding 50S ribosomal protein L19 has product MSHLLDSVDNASLRSDIPAFRPGDTVNVHVRVIEGNRSRVQQFKGVVIRRQGAGVRETFTVRKVSFSVGVERTFPVHTPIVEKIELVTRGDVRRAKLYYLRDLRGKAAKIKEKRES; this is encoded by the coding sequence ATGTCTCACCTGCTCGACTCCGTCGACAACGCGTCGCTGCGCAGCGACATCCCGGCCTTCCGTCCGGGTGACACCGTCAACGTCCACGTCCGCGTCATCGAGGGCAATCGCTCCCGTGTGCAGCAGTTCAAGGGCGTAGTCATCCGCCGCCAGGGCGCCGGTGTCCGCGAGACCTTCACGGTCCGCAAGGTCTCCTTCTCGGTCGGCGTCGAGCGCACCTTCCCGGTGCACACCCCGATCGTCGAGAAGATCGAGCTCGTCACCCGCGGTGACGTGCGTCGCGCGAAGCTGTACTACCTGCGTGATCTCCGCGGCAAGGCCGCGAAGATCAAGGAGAAGCGCGAGAGCTGA
- the lepB gene encoding signal peptidase I: protein MDTEAQPMERDRSSRPSESENFSDTEGPEGRSRFALVDRAADWLPGGRITLTVLVCLVFLLLVSRFVMQPFQIPSGSMESGLRIGDRVLVNKLAYRFGAEPQRGDVVVFDGTGYFGNADYIKRVVGVGGDHVVCCDKERRLEVNGRSVDESTFLYPGDSPSDVRFDVVVPDGSLFLLGDHRSDSSDSRDHLGSPGGGMIPVSDVIGRADWIAWPADHWTRLTRPDVYARVPAADGAHG, encoded by the coding sequence ATGGACACCGAAGCACAGCCGATGGAGCGCGACCGCTCCTCCCGCCCTTCCGAATCCGAGAACTTCTCGGACACCGAGGGGCCGGAGGGCCGGTCGCGTTTCGCGTTGGTGGACCGGGCCGCCGACTGGCTCCCGGGCGGCCGGATCACTCTGACCGTGCTGGTCTGCCTGGTCTTCCTGCTGCTCGTCAGCCGGTTTGTGATGCAGCCGTTCCAAATTCCCAGCGGCTCCATGGAGTCGGGATTGAGGATCGGGGACCGCGTTCTCGTAAATAAGTTGGCGTACCGTTTCGGTGCTGAGCCGCAGCGGGGCGACGTCGTTGTGTTCGACGGCACTGGGTATTTCGGGAACGCCGACTACATCAAGCGCGTCGTCGGTGTGGGGGGAGACCATGTGGTCTGCTGCGACAAGGAGAGGAGGCTCGAGGTGAACGGCCGGTCGGTCGACGAGTCGACGTTTCTGTATCCCGGGGACAGCCCGTCCGACGTGCGTTTCGACGTCGTCGTGCCCGACGGCTCCCTCTTCCTCCTCGGCGACCACCGCAGTGACTCCAGCGACTCCCGCGACCATCTGGGCTCGCCCGGCGGCGGCATGATCCCCGTCTCCGACGTCATCGGCAGAGCCGACTGGATCGCCTGGCCCGCCGACCACTGGACCCGGCTGACGCGTCCCGACGTCTACGCGCGCGTGCCCGCCGCGGACGGTGCCCATGGGTAA
- the lepB gene encoding signal peptidase I, whose product MGNRGKPRGVSTSAADNLLPTGTRRASGGAVRPSRVERRKLARKIKRRRRRSAIKEIPLLVGVAVLIALVLKTFLVQAFVIPSGSMENTIQIGDRVLVDKLTPWFGSKPQRGDVVVFKDPGGWLTAEETKKKDDPVVVKQVKEGLTFIGLLPSDNEKDLIKRVVGVGGDTVKCCDTQGRVTVNGTPLSEPYIYAGDKPSDFAFEVKVPEGRLFVLGDHRGNSADSRYHRTDKFSGTVSEKSVVGRAMLIGWPIGHWTRLKEPSTFATVADAPGGSTSALAQSHRVAPADPDGLIPLPSPAELPLVMGVVGLRRIRRRGRRHGVRSGCGGCGGRRTVRTRRSRRAAGAARRFGFPGRRGRIRFRE is encoded by the coding sequence ATGGGTAACCGTGGCAAACCGCGCGGGGTCTCCACCAGCGCCGCCGACAACCTGCTGCCCACCGGCACCCGGCGCGCCTCCGGGGGCGCGGTCCGGCCGAGCCGTGTCGAGCGGCGCAAGCTCGCCCGCAAGATCAAGCGGCGCAGGCGGCGCTCGGCGATCAAGGAGATACCCCTCCTCGTCGGCGTCGCGGTGCTGATAGCGCTGGTCCTCAAGACCTTCCTCGTCCAGGCCTTCGTGATCCCGTCGGGCTCCATGGAGAACACGATCCAGATCGGCGACCGTGTCCTGGTCGACAAGCTCACCCCCTGGTTCGGCTCCAAGCCTCAGCGCGGTGATGTGGTCGTCTTCAAGGACCCCGGGGGCTGGCTCACGGCCGAGGAGACCAAGAAGAAGGACGACCCCGTTGTCGTCAAGCAGGTCAAGGAAGGGTTGACCTTCATCGGCCTGCTGCCGTCCGACAACGAGAAGGACCTCATCAAGCGGGTCGTGGGCGTCGGCGGTGACACGGTCAAGTGCTGTGACACGCAAGGCCGGGTGACCGTCAACGGCACGCCGCTGAGTGAGCCCTACATCTACGCCGGAGACAAGCCGTCGGACTTCGCCTTCGAGGTGAAGGTGCCCGAGGGCCGTCTGTTCGTTCTGGGCGACCACCGAGGCAACTCCGCCGATTCCCGCTACCACCGCACCGACAAGTTCAGCGGCACCGTCTCCGAGAAGTCGGTCGTCGGCCGGGCCATGCTCATCGGCTGGCCCATCGGTCACTGGACCCGTCTCAAGGAACCGAGCACGTTTGCGACTGTCGCCGACGCGCCTGGAGGGTCGACGTCCGCTCTCGCTCAGTCGCATAGGGTGGCCCCTGCGGATCCAGACGGATTGATCCCCCTCCCGAGCCCTGCGGAACTCCCGCTCGTTATGGGAGTGGTGGGCCTGCGCCGAATTCGACGACGCGGGCGGCGGCACGGAGTGAGGAGTGGATGTGGGGGATGTGGCGGTCGGCGCACGGTCCGGACACGAAGGTCCCGAAGGGCAGCCGGAGCGGCCCGACGATTCGGCTTCCCCGGCCGTAGAGGGCGCATCCGGTTCCGGGAGTGA